A window of the Armatimonadota bacterium genome harbors these coding sequences:
- a CDS encoding Crp/Fnr family transcriptional regulator, with amino-acid sequence MEQSVHDALRSTSLFSDLSERQLSRLASASTVRSYPKESEIFTGGQEARAFYLILSGAVKVYLLSSEGREQILHILGPGDLVAEAAVFGGGIYPASAMATEDSRLLGIQRDRLLDLIREDPELALSMIGGLVQRLREFVVTIEDLSLRDVAARLARYLLENSRDGVCVLPGTKTQLAARLGTVLEPLSRAFRRLRQENFIEDRSGTVRILDEDGLRGLVEGI; translated from the coding sequence TTGGAACAGTCTGTGCACGACGCCTTGCGCTCCACCAGCCTTTTCAGTGATCTCAGTGAGCGACAGTTGTCCCGGCTTGCAAGCGCATCCACCGTTCGCAGCTACCCGAAGGAGTCCGAGATCTTCACTGGCGGACAGGAGGCGCGGGCCTTCTACCTGATCCTGTCCGGCGCAGTGAAGGTCTACCTGCTGTCGTCGGAAGGCCGTGAGCAGATCCTGCACATTCTCGGCCCGGGCGATCTCGTTGCCGAGGCCGCAGTGTTCGGCGGCGGAATCTACCCCGCATCAGCAATGGCCACCGAAGACTCGCGGCTGCTGGGCATCCAGCGAGACCGGCTCCTGGATCTCATCCGTGAGGACCCCGAGCTTGCCCTGTCCATGATCGGAGGCCTGGTCCAGCGATTGCGGGAGTTTGTAGTGACCATCGAAGACCTGTCCCTGCGCGATGTTGCCGCGCGCCTCGCCCGGTATCTGCTGGAGAACTCCCGCGACGGCGTCTGCGTGCTGCCCGGCACGAAGACGCAACTCGCTGCCCGCCTGGGTACCGTGCTGGAGCCTCTCTCCCGCGCCTTCCGCAGACTGCGCCAGGAGAACTTCATCGAAGACCGTAGCGGGACCGTCCGAATCCTGGACGAGGACGGGCTGCGGGGTCTCGTGGAGGGAATCTGA